In Pectinophora gossypiella unplaced genomic scaffold, ilPecGoss1.1 Pgos_33, whole genome shotgun sequence, a single window of DNA contains:
- the LOC126380981 gene encoding uncharacterized protein LOC126380981: MSDSEFEVIPKQGSTKKTPAARQMKRSRAPPSISSIDQENTKKKAKTHDIFGLSHGRTVGNEGSDKRIVSYFVNKVANGSERRTTSLDGEYVVDLKIYHANDVNNTDSREVWRKALLRIKLQTPDDSDEWKLLQKLVTRIDKNFEDEPRFYSDKHVD; this comes from the exons AT gtccgattcagaatttgaagttattccgaagcagggatctacAAAGAAGACTCCTGCTGCACGCCAAATGAAGCGTTCGCGAGCCCCTCCGTCGATTTCGTCGATTGACCAGGAGAATACAAA gAAGAAAGCAAAGACACACGACATCTTCGGGCTAAGTCACGGGCGCACGGTCGGCAATGAAGGAAGCGACAAGAGGATCGTATCGTACTTCGTAAACAAGGTGGCGAACGGGTCAGAGCGGCGTACAACTAGCTTGGATGGCGAATACGTGGTGGACTTGAAGATATACCATGCCAACGACGTGAACAACACTGATTCAAGAGAAGTCTGGCGCAAGGCTCTTCTACGAATCAAGCTGCAGACTCCGGATGACAGCGATGAGTGGAAGTTGTTACAGAAGCTAGTTACACGAATTGACAAAAACTTTGAAGATGAACCACGATTTTACTCTGACAAACATGTAGATTGA